The sequence GCAGCAGTCGATCCGTCGTTTGCTCATCTTCGATAATCTGGAAGAGCGGACGTTGCTGCGACAATGGCGACCAACGACCGGCGGTGCGCAGGTGCTCGTCACCAGTCGGCGGAGTGACTGGCGAGCAACGGATGACGTTCACCTGCTTCCACTCCGCCCGACCGAACGCAACGATAGTTATCGGATTCTGCTGGGGCCACGGGCCAGGATTCAGCAAACTACTATTGCAGACCTGCTTACCGATCCTTTGCAGCAGCAAGCGGCTGATGCTATCTGTACGTTCCTGGGTGACCTACCGCTGGCCCTGGCCCTTGCCGGCGCCTATCTGGAAGACTCAAATCTATCGCTCAGTGCATATCGTCAGCGGCTGGAACAGACTGTTCTTGAACATCCTTCGCTCGGTGATGAGCAGGCAGCCGAGAGTGATCTACCGACTGCTTATCGGCAAGGTGTGGCCGCCGCCCTCTCGCTAAGCTACAACCGACTGGATCGCACGCGGGACGAGGACGCAGCAGCGTTGACGTTCCTCCACCGACTGGCCTGGCTGGCACCAGAGCCGGTACCGCTACCGTTGCTGACCGCCCTGGCAGGTGGCGATGCCGACAATGAGGCAGCAGCCGATCCGATGTTGCGGCGATTGCGGGGAATAGGATTGATTGACCGGCGTGAAGTACAGCTTCACCGGTTGACGGCGACCTTTGTGCGAGGGTGCGATCCGGAGCCTGAGGAAACGTTAACGGCAACGGCCGTAGCGATGCTGAAGGTCAGTGATCATCTGAAGGACGCCTTCGAGCGCACACCGCCGGCAAGTATCCCGTACCGTCCGCACTATGTAGCGGTGTGTCAGCAGGAAACACGCTTGTCCGATCAGGTTGCTGCCCATCTGTTGACAACAACGGGGTATATTCTCTATCTGCTTGGCGAGTACGCCGTGGCGCGCCCGCTCTATGAACGGGCACTGGCCATTCGCGAACGCACGCTTGGCCCCGACCACCCGGACACGGCCACGAGCCTGAACAACCTGGCGGGGCTGCTGGAGAAGCAGGGGGAGTACGCCGCGGCACGCCCGCTCTTTGAACGGGCGCTGGATATTCGCGAACGCACGCTTGGCCCCGACCACCCGGACACGGCTGCAAGCTTCAACAACCTGGCGTTGCTGCTGAAGGAGCACGGTGAGTACGCCGCGGCACACCCGCTCTATGAACGGGCGCTGGATATTCGCGAACGCACGCTCGGCCCCGACCATCTGCAAACACAGTGGATTCGTGATCGGTTAAGGAAACTGGGGGATTGAGCATACCGGTGATGCACGACGAGGCCTGCTGGTGGGTCGTAATCAAGTCAGTGAAACATAGCATCCGATATGTTTCACTAAATTTTTGCTGATTGGGAAGCCACGACATCTGATTCAACATTACCCATGTGCGCGTCTGTGCGCAAATCTGGTATGATCGTAACACACGCACTTGTTATTGATGATACAGACTGATGTGCCTGTTCCACGCCTGTTCTGAAAGAACAAAAAAGGGATTATTATGTCAATACAAAACGACACCCCATCACCGGCCCGCAATGTGTTAGGAGGTCCGCTGGCGCCGTGTAGTATGCGGCCACTCACGGGCTTTTTTCGGACGGGATGTTGTGATACCGGGCCGTTCGACACCGGGTTACACGTTGTTTGTGCGCAAGTAACCGCTGAGTTTCTCGATTTTAGCCGCTCACGCGGGAATGATCTGATTACACCGCGTCCTGAATACCGCTTCCCTGGTTTGAAGCCAGGCGACCGCTGGTGTCTCTGTGCGCTGCGTTGGTTGGAGGCCTACGAGTCCGGTGTCGCACCGCCGG comes from Chloroflexus sp. Y-396-1 and encodes:
- a CDS encoding DUF2237 family protein, with translation MSIQNDTPSPARNVLGGPLAPCSMRPLTGFFRTGCCDTGPFDTGLHVVCAQVTAEFLDFSRSRGNDLITPRPEYRFPGLKPGDRWCLCALRWLEAYESGVAPPVILAATHEAALTVIPRAALLQHALDVVGSDG